Proteins found in one Lycium ferocissimum isolate CSIRO_LF1 chromosome 6, AGI_CSIRO_Lferr_CH_V1, whole genome shotgun sequence genomic segment:
- the LOC132060945 gene encoding glycerol-3-phosphate acyltransferase 5-like, giving the protein MDSIVSELEGTLLKDQDPFSYFMLVAFEASGLIRFAILLMLWPLIRFLESCGQRDKGLKLMIFVATIGVKISEIEAVARAVLPKFYFDDIDMNSWRIFSSFDKRVVVTKIPRIMVDRFVKEHLRADDVIGSELVVNNSGFATGFIQDDFDSILKKVGALFGGEQQPSLGLGRPQSGSSFLSLCKEQSHPPFMSNKNQDHNLIKPLPVIFHDGRLVKRPTPSIALLILLWIPLGIILATIRIVIGLMLPLWIVPYLAPLFGGKVIVKGKPPPPASATNSGVLFVCTHRTLLDPVVLSTVLQRRIPAVTYSISRFSEILSPIPTVRLTRIREVDAQKIKRQLEKGDLVVCPEGTTCREPFLLRFSALFAELTDRIVPVAMNYRVGFFHATTARGWKAMDAIFFFMNPRPVYEVTFLNQLPVEATCSSGKSPHDVANYVQRILAATLGFECTSFTRKDKYRVLAGNDGIVSQNSGANLANTFKKLVATFKIFIN; this is encoded by the exons ATGGATTCAATTGTTTCTGAGCTTGAAGGGACTCTCTTAAAAGATCAAGATCCCTTTAGTTACTTCATGTTAGTGGCATTTGAAGCATCTGGGCTTATAAGATTTGCAATTTTACTAATGTTATGGCCATTGATTAGGTTTCTTGAAAGTTGTGGCCAAAGGGATAAAGGGTTAAAATTGATGATTTTTGTGGCTACTATAGGTGTAAAAATTTCTGAAATTGAAGCTGTGGCTAGAGCTGTTTTGCCTAAGTTTTATTTTGATGACATTGATATGAATTCTTGGAGAATTTTTAGCTCATTTGATAAGAGAGTAGTGGTGACAAAAATTCCAAGAATTATGGTGGATAGATTTGTGAAGGAGCATTTGAGAGCTGATGATGTTATTGGAAGTGAACTTGTTGTGAACAATTCTGGCTTCGCCACTGGATTTATTCAGGATGATTTTGACTcgattttgaaaaaagttggtgCTTTATTTGGTGGTGAACAACAACCTAGCTTAGGCCTTGGAAGGCCTCAATCTGGTTCTTCATTCCTTTCTTTATGCAAG GAACAATCACATCCACCATTTATGAGcaacaaaaatcaagatcaCAATCTTATCAAGCCTTTACCAGTAATTTTCCATGATGGACGTCTTGTTAAACGTCCAACACCATCAATAGCTCTATTAATTCTTTTGTGGATTCCACTTGGGATTATATTAGCAACAATACGTATTGTAATTGGCTTAATGTTACCATTATGGATCGTACCCTATTTGGCTCCATTATTTGGTGGCAAAGTCATTGTCAAGGGAAAACCACCACCACCAGCCTCAGCCACAAACTCGGGCGTGCTCTTTGTGTGCACTCACCGAACTCTACTGGACCCGGTGGTCCTTTCCACCGTACTTCAACGGAGAATTCCGGCTGTGACGTACTCGATTTCTCGATTCTCGGAAATTCTGTCACCCATCCCGACCGTTCGGCTAACGAGAATTCGGGAAGTGGACGCTCAGAAAATCAAGAGACAACTCGAAAAAGGAGACTTAGTCGTCTGCCCCGAAGGGACGACATGCAGAGAACCGTTTTTACTGAGGTTCAGTGCGCTTTTTGCTGAATTAACCGATCGAATCGTGCCAGTGGCTATGAACTATAGAGTAGGGTTTTTTCATGCAACAACAGCTAGGGGATGGAAAGCAATGGACGCAATTTTCTTCTTCATGAACCCTAGGCCAGTTTATGAG gTAACATTCTTGAATCAACTACCAGTAGAAGCCACGTGTTCATCAGGGAAAAGTCCACATGATGTTGCAAATTATGTTCAGAGGATCTTGGCTGCAACATTAGGGTTTGAGTGTACAAGTTTTACAAGAAAAGACAAATATAGAGTTCTTGCTGGCAATGATGGAATTGTGTCACAAAATTCTGGGGCAAATTTAGCTAACACGTTTAAGAAATTGGTGGCCACTTTCAAGATTTTTATTAACTGA